One Paramisgurnus dabryanus chromosome 10, PD_genome_1.1, whole genome shotgun sequence genomic region harbors:
- the avd gene encoding avidin gives MNSLMWSLFVSLTYHAVSGHEHHFNINKKVNDCNITGAWRNQLGSTLRIKADGAEVTGVYQTAVESTRGSAGQERSARIFGVVGDGPQPIVSFAVMWEKGSCSAWVGQCFILPEGVPVLKTFWLLRSKADNLAVDWGSTRLGEDLFFVT, from the exons ATGAATTCGTTGATGTGGTCGCTTTTTGTGAGTCTAACCTACCACGCAGTGTCTGGACATGAGCATCattttaacataaataaaaag GTAAACGATTGTAACATTACTGGCGCGTGGCGCAATCAGCTGGGCTCAACCCTCCGCATTAAGGCGGACGGAGCGGAGGTCACGGGTGTTTATCAGACCGCGGTGGAATCCACCCGTGGCTCAGCGGGCCAGGAACGATCAGCAAGAATCTTCGGAGTGGTTGGTGATGGACCACAACCCATTGTTTCATTTGCCGTGATGTGGGAAAAAG GCTCATGTTCTGCTTGGGTTGGTCAGTGCTTTATTTTACCCGAGGGTGTCCCGGTACTGAAAACCTTTTGGCTGTTGCGCAGCAAAGCTGATAATTTAGCAGTCGACTGGGGAAGTACCAG GCTGGGAGAAGATCTTTTCTTCGTGACTTAA
- the trpc7a gene encoding short transient receptor potential channel 7a isoform X1, whose product MLNERDDCDMHAKEQFIISHAALCTIPLGFATGDAAVASAETMRGVSDAQGDRNSFHDRPRLSRCTALPGNSLEESDRQRYPDKADTCMSDSRDGEVSKQTELCEEFGHHTHRLYDSDDDLDFHGHHHWHSHESNSYHSFEAMQRRHTTLREKCRRQAVRGPAYMFSERGTSLTAEEERFLDAAEYGNIPVVRKMLEESKTLNVNCVDYMGQNGLQLAVGNEHLEVTELLLKKEGLARVGDALLLAISKGYVRIVEAILAHPAFEGGLRLTLSPLEQAQRDDDFYAYDEDGTRFSQDITPMILAAHCKEYEIVHILLLKGARIEKPHDYFCKCGECAEKQKQDSFSHSRLRMNAYKGLASAAYLSLSSEDPVLTALELSNELAQLANIETEFKNDYRKLSMQCKDFVVGVLDLCRNTEEVEAILNGDVDQDPPSEHHRPCLSRVKLAINYEVKKFVAHPNCQQQLLTLWYENLSGLRQQSIGVKCWTVLGVMMGLPFLAIAYWIMPFSKVGQVLRSPFMKFVAHAVSFTLFLGLLVLNASDRFAGVKTLPNETITDHPRQIFRIKTTQFSWTELLIMEWVLGMIWTECKEVWADGPREYIMHLWNVLDFGMLSVFVASFTARFMAFQQASRAQLYVDLYVTNADLSNASLPAEVAYFTYARNRWLPSDPQLISEGLYSIAVVLSFSRIAYVLPANESFGPLQISLGRTVKDIFKFMVIFLMVFLAFMIGMFNLYSYYLGAKYNAAFTTVEESFKTLFWSIFGLSEVISVVLKYDHKFIENIGYVLYGVYNVIMVVVLLNMLIAMINHSYQEIEEDADVEWKFARAKLWLSYFDEGSTLPPPFNLIPSPKHFYYLAQRLKAHLESSHKARCNNSSQDDMGMVNSQSKLHRFRPYQGTDGFTVKNTIKHPTRYQNLMKRLIKRYVLKAQIDSESDEINEGELKEIKQDISSLRYELLEEKSQATEELAELIQQLGDKLSKGTKRP is encoded by the exons ATGTTGAATGAGAGAGATGACTGTGATATGCATGCAAAGGAGCAATTCATCATATCTCATGCCGCTCTTTGCACCATCCCGCTCGGGTTTGCCACTGGAGATGCTGCTGTCGCCTCAGCGGAGACTATGCGAGGCGTTTCTGATGCTCAAGGTGACAGAAACTCTTTTCATGACCGACCCCGTTTAAGCAGGTGTACGGCTCTGCCTGGTAACAGCCTTGAAGAATCGGACCGGCAACGTTACCCGGACAAAGCAGATACCTGTATGTCAGATTCTCGTGATGGGGAGGTATCTAAACAGACAGAGCTCTGCGAGGAGTTTGGACACCATACGCACAGGTTATACGACAGCGATGATGACCTTGACTTTCATGGGCACCACCACTGGCATTCACATGAAAGTAACTCATATCATTC ATTCGAGGCCATGCAGCGCAGACACACCACCCTAAGGGAGAAATGCCGGAGACAGGCCGTTCGTGGCCCGGCGTACATGTTCAGCGAAAGGGGCACCAGCCTTACTGCCGAAGAAGAGAGATTTCTAGATGCCGCTGAGTACGGAAACATCCCTGTAGTCCGTAAGATGCTCGAGGAGTCCAAGACGCTGAACGTGAATTGCGTGGATTACATGGGCCAGAATGGATTGCAGCTCGCCGTAGGCAACGAGCACCTTGAGGTCACCGAACTGCTGCTGAAGAAAGAGGGGTTGGCAAGAGTGGGCGACGCCCTGCTGTTGGCCATCAGCAAGGGCTATGTGCGGATAGTGGAAGCCATCTTGGCCCATCCGGCATTTGAAGGCGGACTCCGTCTGACCCTGAGCCCCCTGGAGCAGGCGCAACGCGATGACGACTTCTACGCGTACGACGAAGACGGAACCCGGTTCTCCCAAGACATCACACCCATGATTCTGGCCGCTCATTGCAAAGAGTACGAAATCGTCCACATCCTTTTACTCAAGGGCGCTCGCATCGAGAAACCTCACGATTACTTTTGCAAGTGCGGCGAGTGTGCGGAGAAACAGAAGCAGGACTCCTTCAGCCACTCGCGTTTGAGGATGAACGCTTATAAAGGCCTCGCCAGCGCTGCCTATCTGTCATTGTCCAGTGAAGACCCCGTACTCACAGCCCTGGAACTCAGCAATGAGTTGGCACAACTGGCAAACATCGAAACTGAATTTAAG AACGACTACAGGAAGCTCTCCATGCAGTGTAAGGACTTTGTGGTTGGAGTTCTGGATCTCTGCAGGAACACGGAAGAGGTGGAGGCCATCTTGAATGGAGACGTGGACCAGGACCCTCCGAGTGAACACCACAGGCCCTGCTTGAGTAGGGTCAAACTGGCCATAAACTACGAAGTAAAAAAG TTCGTGGCTCATCCTAACTGCCAGCAGCAGCTGTTGACACTGTGGTATGAGAATCTGTCCGGTCTCAGGCAACAGTCAATAGGTGTAAAATGCTGGACAGTGCTGGGAGTGATGATGGGCCTGCCATTTCTTGCTATCGCCTATTGGATTATGCCCTTTAGCAAA GTAGGTCAGGTTCTCCGCAGTCCCTTTATGAAATTTGTAGCTCACGCCGTCTCATTTACGCTCTTTTTGGGCCTTCTGGTTCTCAATGCTTCAGACCGATTCGCAGGGGTCAAAACCCTTCCTAACGAAACCATCACTGATCATCCACGTCAGATCTTTCGCATCAAAACCACTCAGTTCTCTTGGACGGAGTTGTTGATAATGGAATGGGTGCTAG GAATGATCTGGACAGAGTGTAAGGAGGTTTGGGCTGATGGGCCGCGTGAGTACATCATGCATTTGTGGAACGTGTTAGATTTCGGCATGCTGTCTGTATTTGTGGCATCGTTCACCGCGCGGTTTATGGCCTTTCAGCAGGCCTCCCGCGCACAGCTCTATGTGGACTTGTATGTGACCAATGCAGACCTGAGCAATGCCTCATTACCAGCAGAAGTAGCTTACTTCACTTACG ccagGAACAGGTGGCTTCCCTCTGATCCTCAGCTCATCTCTGAGGGCTTGTACTCCATCGCTGTGGTTCTGAGTTTCTCACGCATCGCTTACGTTCTGCCAGCCAATGAGAGTTTCGGACCCTTGCAGATATCCCTCGGCCGCACTGTTAAGGATATTTTTAAGTTCATGGTCATTTTCCTCATGGTCTTCCTTGCTTTTATGATCGGCATGTTCAATTTGTATTCCTACTATTTGGGAGCTAAATACAACGCTGCATTTACCAC AGTGGAGGAAAGCTTCAAAACACTGTTTTGGTCCATCTTTGGCTTGTCTGAGGTTATCTCTGTGGTCTTAAAGTACGATCATAAGTTCATCGAGAACATAGGTTACGTGCTGTATGGGGTTTACAATGTCATAATGGTGGTGGTGCTGCTCAACATGCTTATAGCCATGATCAACCACTCGTATCAGGAAATTGAG GAAGATGCTGATGTTGAATGGAAGTTTGCACGTGCCAAGCTTTGGCTCTCCTATTTTGATGAAGGAAGCACTCTTCCACCTCCGTTTAATTTAATACCCAGCCCAAAACACTTCTACTACCTGGCTCAACGCTTAAAAGCACATCTGGAGAGTTCACATAAGGCCAGGTGTAACAACAGCAGTCAGGACGATATGGGAATGGTCAATTCACAGTCAAAG CTTCATCGGTTTAGACCTTATCAAGGAACAGATGGATTCACAGTTAAAAATACCATCAAGCACCCAACAAGATATCAG AATCTCATGAAACGCCTTATAAAGCGGTATGTCCTTAAGGCCCAAATTGATAGTGAAAGCGATGAGATCAATGAAG GTGAGTTAAAGGAAATTAAGCAGGACATTTCCAGTCTCCGCTATGAGCTCCTGGAGGAAAAGTCACAGGCCACAGAAGAACTTGCTGAACTGATTCAGCAGCTTGGAGACAAACTCAGCAAAGGAACCAAAAGACCTTAA
- the trpc7a gene encoding short transient receptor potential channel 7a isoform X2: protein MLNERDDCDMHAKEQFIISHAALCTIPLGFATGDAAVASAETMRGVSDAQGDRNSFHDRPRLSRCTALPGNSLEESDRQRYPDKADTCMSDSRDGEVSKQTELCEEFGHHTHRLYDSDDDLDFHGHHHWHSHESNSYHSFEAMQRRHTTLREKCRRQAVRGPAYMFSERGTSLTAEEERFLDAAEYGNIPVVRKMLEESKTLNVNCVDYMGQNGLQLAVGNEHLEVTELLLKKEGLARVGDALLLAISKGYVRIVEAILAHPAFEGGLRLTLSPLEQAQRDDDFYAYDEDGTRFSQDITPMILAAHCKEYEIVHILLLKGARIEKPHDYFCKCGECAEKQKQDSFSHSRLRMNAYKGLASAAYLSLSSEDPVLTALELSNELAQLANIETEFKNDYRKLSMQCKDFVVGVLDLCRNTEEVEAILNGDVDQDPPSEHHRPCLSRVKLAINYEVKKFVAHPNCQQQLLTLWYENLSGLRQQSIGVKCWTVLGVMMGLPFLAIAYWIMPFSKVGQVLRSPFMKFVAHAVSFTLFLGLLVLNASDRFAGVKTLPNETITDHPRQIFRIKTTQFSWTELLIMEWVLGMIWTECKEVWADGPREYIMHLWNVLDFGMLSVFVASFTARFMAFQQASRAQLYVDLYVTNADLSNASLPAEVAYFTYARNRWLPSDPQLISEGLYSIAVVLSFSRIAYVLPANESFGPLQISLGRTVKDIFKFMVIFLMVFLAFMIGMFNLYSYYLGAKYNAAFTTVEESFKTLFWSIFGLSEVISVVLKYDHKFIENIGYVLYGVYNVIMVVVLLNMLIAMINHSYQEIEMLMLNGSLHVPSFGSPILMKEALFHLRLI, encoded by the exons ATGTTGAATGAGAGAGATGACTGTGATATGCATGCAAAGGAGCAATTCATCATATCTCATGCCGCTCTTTGCACCATCCCGCTCGGGTTTGCCACTGGAGATGCTGCTGTCGCCTCAGCGGAGACTATGCGAGGCGTTTCTGATGCTCAAGGTGACAGAAACTCTTTTCATGACCGACCCCGTTTAAGCAGGTGTACGGCTCTGCCTGGTAACAGCCTTGAAGAATCGGACCGGCAACGTTACCCGGACAAAGCAGATACCTGTATGTCAGATTCTCGTGATGGGGAGGTATCTAAACAGACAGAGCTCTGCGAGGAGTTTGGACACCATACGCACAGGTTATACGACAGCGATGATGACCTTGACTTTCATGGGCACCACCACTGGCATTCACATGAAAGTAACTCATATCATTC ATTCGAGGCCATGCAGCGCAGACACACCACCCTAAGGGAGAAATGCCGGAGACAGGCCGTTCGTGGCCCGGCGTACATGTTCAGCGAAAGGGGCACCAGCCTTACTGCCGAAGAAGAGAGATTTCTAGATGCCGCTGAGTACGGAAACATCCCTGTAGTCCGTAAGATGCTCGAGGAGTCCAAGACGCTGAACGTGAATTGCGTGGATTACATGGGCCAGAATGGATTGCAGCTCGCCGTAGGCAACGAGCACCTTGAGGTCACCGAACTGCTGCTGAAGAAAGAGGGGTTGGCAAGAGTGGGCGACGCCCTGCTGTTGGCCATCAGCAAGGGCTATGTGCGGATAGTGGAAGCCATCTTGGCCCATCCGGCATTTGAAGGCGGACTCCGTCTGACCCTGAGCCCCCTGGAGCAGGCGCAACGCGATGACGACTTCTACGCGTACGACGAAGACGGAACCCGGTTCTCCCAAGACATCACACCCATGATTCTGGCCGCTCATTGCAAAGAGTACGAAATCGTCCACATCCTTTTACTCAAGGGCGCTCGCATCGAGAAACCTCACGATTACTTTTGCAAGTGCGGCGAGTGTGCGGAGAAACAGAAGCAGGACTCCTTCAGCCACTCGCGTTTGAGGATGAACGCTTATAAAGGCCTCGCCAGCGCTGCCTATCTGTCATTGTCCAGTGAAGACCCCGTACTCACAGCCCTGGAACTCAGCAATGAGTTGGCACAACTGGCAAACATCGAAACTGAATTTAAG AACGACTACAGGAAGCTCTCCATGCAGTGTAAGGACTTTGTGGTTGGAGTTCTGGATCTCTGCAGGAACACGGAAGAGGTGGAGGCCATCTTGAATGGAGACGTGGACCAGGACCCTCCGAGTGAACACCACAGGCCCTGCTTGAGTAGGGTCAAACTGGCCATAAACTACGAAGTAAAAAAG TTCGTGGCTCATCCTAACTGCCAGCAGCAGCTGTTGACACTGTGGTATGAGAATCTGTCCGGTCTCAGGCAACAGTCAATAGGTGTAAAATGCTGGACAGTGCTGGGAGTGATGATGGGCCTGCCATTTCTTGCTATCGCCTATTGGATTATGCCCTTTAGCAAA GTAGGTCAGGTTCTCCGCAGTCCCTTTATGAAATTTGTAGCTCACGCCGTCTCATTTACGCTCTTTTTGGGCCTTCTGGTTCTCAATGCTTCAGACCGATTCGCAGGGGTCAAAACCCTTCCTAACGAAACCATCACTGATCATCCACGTCAGATCTTTCGCATCAAAACCACTCAGTTCTCTTGGACGGAGTTGTTGATAATGGAATGGGTGCTAG GAATGATCTGGACAGAGTGTAAGGAGGTTTGGGCTGATGGGCCGCGTGAGTACATCATGCATTTGTGGAACGTGTTAGATTTCGGCATGCTGTCTGTATTTGTGGCATCGTTCACCGCGCGGTTTATGGCCTTTCAGCAGGCCTCCCGCGCACAGCTCTATGTGGACTTGTATGTGACCAATGCAGACCTGAGCAATGCCTCATTACCAGCAGAAGTAGCTTACTTCACTTACG ccagGAACAGGTGGCTTCCCTCTGATCCTCAGCTCATCTCTGAGGGCTTGTACTCCATCGCTGTGGTTCTGAGTTTCTCACGCATCGCTTACGTTCTGCCAGCCAATGAGAGTTTCGGACCCTTGCAGATATCCCTCGGCCGCACTGTTAAGGATATTTTTAAGTTCATGGTCATTTTCCTCATGGTCTTCCTTGCTTTTATGATCGGCATGTTCAATTTGTATTCCTACTATTTGGGAGCTAAATACAACGCTGCATTTACCAC AGTGGAGGAAAGCTTCAAAACACTGTTTTGGTCCATCTTTGGCTTGTCTGAGGTTATCTCTGTGGTCTTAAAGTACGATCATAAGTTCATCGAGAACATAGGTTACGTGCTGTATGGGGTTTACAATGTCATAATGGTGGTGGTGCTGCTCAACATGCTTATAGCCATGATCAACCACTCGTATCAGGAAATTGAG ATGCTGATGTTGAATGGAAGTTTGCACGTGCCAAGCTTTGGCTCTCCTATTTTGATGAAGGAAGCACTCTTCCACCTCCGTTTAATTTAA
- the trpc7a gene encoding short transient receptor potential channel 7a isoform X3 — protein sequence MQRRHTTLREKCRRQAVRGPAYMFSERGTSLTAEEERFLDAAEYGNIPVVRKMLEESKTLNVNCVDYMGQNGLQLAVGNEHLEVTELLLKKEGLARVGDALLLAISKGYVRIVEAILAHPAFEGGLRLTLSPLEQAQRDDDFYAYDEDGTRFSQDITPMILAAHCKEYEIVHILLLKGARIEKPHDYFCKCGECAEKQKQDSFSHSRLRMNAYKGLASAAYLSLSSEDPVLTALELSNELAQLANIETEFKNDYRKLSMQCKDFVVGVLDLCRNTEEVEAILNGDVDQDPPSEHHRPCLSRVKLAINYEVKKFVAHPNCQQQLLTLWYENLSGLRQQSIGVKCWTVLGVMMGLPFLAIAYWIMPFSKVGQVLRSPFMKFVAHAVSFTLFLGLLVLNASDRFAGVKTLPNETITDHPRQIFRIKTTQFSWTELLIMEWVLGMIWTECKEVWADGPREYIMHLWNVLDFGMLSVFVASFTARFMAFQQASRAQLYVDLYVTNADLSNASLPAEVAYFTYARNRWLPSDPQLISEGLYSIAVVLSFSRIAYVLPANESFGPLQISLGRTVKDIFKFMVIFLMVFLAFMIGMFNLYSYYLGAKYNAAFTTVEESFKTLFWSIFGLSEVISVVLKYDHKFIENIGYVLYGVYNVIMVVVLLNMLIAMINHSYQEIEEDADVEWKFARAKLWLSYFDEGSTLPPPFNLIPSPKHFYYLAQRLKAHLESSHKARCNNSSQDDMGMVNSQSKLHRFRPYQGTDGFTVKNTIKHPTRYQNLMKRLIKRYVLKAQIDSESDEINEGELKEIKQDISSLRYELLEEKSQATEELAELIQQLGDKLSKGTKRP from the exons ATGCAGCGCAGACACACCACCCTAAGGGAGAAATGCCGGAGACAGGCCGTTCGTGGCCCGGCGTACATGTTCAGCGAAAGGGGCACCAGCCTTACTGCCGAAGAAGAGAGATTTCTAGATGCCGCTGAGTACGGAAACATCCCTGTAGTCCGTAAGATGCTCGAGGAGTCCAAGACGCTGAACGTGAATTGCGTGGATTACATGGGCCAGAATGGATTGCAGCTCGCCGTAGGCAACGAGCACCTTGAGGTCACCGAACTGCTGCTGAAGAAAGAGGGGTTGGCAAGAGTGGGCGACGCCCTGCTGTTGGCCATCAGCAAGGGCTATGTGCGGATAGTGGAAGCCATCTTGGCCCATCCGGCATTTGAAGGCGGACTCCGTCTGACCCTGAGCCCCCTGGAGCAGGCGCAACGCGATGACGACTTCTACGCGTACGACGAAGACGGAACCCGGTTCTCCCAAGACATCACACCCATGATTCTGGCCGCTCATTGCAAAGAGTACGAAATCGTCCACATCCTTTTACTCAAGGGCGCTCGCATCGAGAAACCTCACGATTACTTTTGCAAGTGCGGCGAGTGTGCGGAGAAACAGAAGCAGGACTCCTTCAGCCACTCGCGTTTGAGGATGAACGCTTATAAAGGCCTCGCCAGCGCTGCCTATCTGTCATTGTCCAGTGAAGACCCCGTACTCACAGCCCTGGAACTCAGCAATGAGTTGGCACAACTGGCAAACATCGAAACTGAATTTAAG AACGACTACAGGAAGCTCTCCATGCAGTGTAAGGACTTTGTGGTTGGAGTTCTGGATCTCTGCAGGAACACGGAAGAGGTGGAGGCCATCTTGAATGGAGACGTGGACCAGGACCCTCCGAGTGAACACCACAGGCCCTGCTTGAGTAGGGTCAAACTGGCCATAAACTACGAAGTAAAAAAG TTCGTGGCTCATCCTAACTGCCAGCAGCAGCTGTTGACACTGTGGTATGAGAATCTGTCCGGTCTCAGGCAACAGTCAATAGGTGTAAAATGCTGGACAGTGCTGGGAGTGATGATGGGCCTGCCATTTCTTGCTATCGCCTATTGGATTATGCCCTTTAGCAAA GTAGGTCAGGTTCTCCGCAGTCCCTTTATGAAATTTGTAGCTCACGCCGTCTCATTTACGCTCTTTTTGGGCCTTCTGGTTCTCAATGCTTCAGACCGATTCGCAGGGGTCAAAACCCTTCCTAACGAAACCATCACTGATCATCCACGTCAGATCTTTCGCATCAAAACCACTCAGTTCTCTTGGACGGAGTTGTTGATAATGGAATGGGTGCTAG GAATGATCTGGACAGAGTGTAAGGAGGTTTGGGCTGATGGGCCGCGTGAGTACATCATGCATTTGTGGAACGTGTTAGATTTCGGCATGCTGTCTGTATTTGTGGCATCGTTCACCGCGCGGTTTATGGCCTTTCAGCAGGCCTCCCGCGCACAGCTCTATGTGGACTTGTATGTGACCAATGCAGACCTGAGCAATGCCTCATTACCAGCAGAAGTAGCTTACTTCACTTACG ccagGAACAGGTGGCTTCCCTCTGATCCTCAGCTCATCTCTGAGGGCTTGTACTCCATCGCTGTGGTTCTGAGTTTCTCACGCATCGCTTACGTTCTGCCAGCCAATGAGAGTTTCGGACCCTTGCAGATATCCCTCGGCCGCACTGTTAAGGATATTTTTAAGTTCATGGTCATTTTCCTCATGGTCTTCCTTGCTTTTATGATCGGCATGTTCAATTTGTATTCCTACTATTTGGGAGCTAAATACAACGCTGCATTTACCAC AGTGGAGGAAAGCTTCAAAACACTGTTTTGGTCCATCTTTGGCTTGTCTGAGGTTATCTCTGTGGTCTTAAAGTACGATCATAAGTTCATCGAGAACATAGGTTACGTGCTGTATGGGGTTTACAATGTCATAATGGTGGTGGTGCTGCTCAACATGCTTATAGCCATGATCAACCACTCGTATCAGGAAATTGAG GAAGATGCTGATGTTGAATGGAAGTTTGCACGTGCCAAGCTTTGGCTCTCCTATTTTGATGAAGGAAGCACTCTTCCACCTCCGTTTAATTTAATACCCAGCCCAAAACACTTCTACTACCTGGCTCAACGCTTAAAAGCACATCTGGAGAGTTCACATAAGGCCAGGTGTAACAACAGCAGTCAGGACGATATGGGAATGGTCAATTCACAGTCAAAG CTTCATCGGTTTAGACCTTATCAAGGAACAGATGGATTCACAGTTAAAAATACCATCAAGCACCCAACAAGATATCAG AATCTCATGAAACGCCTTATAAAGCGGTATGTCCTTAAGGCCCAAATTGATAGTGAAAGCGATGAGATCAATGAAG GTGAGTTAAAGGAAATTAAGCAGGACATTTCCAGTCTCCGCTATGAGCTCCTGGAGGAAAAGTCACAGGCCACAGAAGAACTTGCTGAACTGATTCAGCAGCTTGGAGACAAACTCAGCAAAGGAACCAAAAGACCTTAA